AGGTCTCGAAGGCCAGGAACACGGTCACCGTGACGATGAGCAGCAGCAGCGTCAGCCCGCCGCTGACCCCGCTGAGCAGGGCCTGCGCCGGCCCGGCCAGGCTGCTGGGCTGGACCGTGGAGGCCAGGTCCTGGATGCGCTGACGGTCGAACCCGAAGCGCGCGCCCAGGTCGGAGGCGTAGACCAGCAGCCGCTGCAGGGCCGCGGCGTAGTCGTCCAGCTGGCCCACCAGCCGCACCAGGGCGAAGACCACCGAGCCCAGGATCAGCGCGAGCAGGGCGTAGATGGTGAGCAGCACCGCGACCCCGGCGGCCCAACCGGGGAGCCCGCGCTGCACCAGCCAGGTGCGCAGCGGGGCCACCGTGATGACCAGGGTGATCACCAGGAACACCGGCGCGATCAGGCTGGCGGTCGCCTGGGCGCCGGCGCCGATCACGATCAGCCCGGCCAGCAGCAGGATGCCGAAGAACGGCGGTCCCGGTCGCTGCCCCGCCAGGGGCAACGGGTCCGGGGTGTCCTGGACCTCCACGGTCTTGCCACTCATCGGCTCTCTCCATCTGCTCGTCGGTCGCGGCAACCGTACCGGCCACCCGCCCGGTGCTGCGCCGACGAGCCTCGTCGACGACACCGGGTCACCACGGGCGCCAGTACCCAGCGGACGCGGATCCAGTCCACGCGTGGCGGTTCACCGGTCACGGGCGGGCTCGGACGACCTCGCCGTCGTCGTCCGCCGGCCCGTCAGGGGCCCGCCGCCTCGGCGTCCGGGTCGGCGGGGGACGTGCCCCCGACGCCGGTCAGCTGCGGACCGGCACGGACTCCCAGTGCCCGCGGGCGTAGGGGGCGGGGTAGCCGGCCTCGCGCCAGTCCACGCCCAGCTCGGCGGCCGCCCGCAGCGGCCAGGCCGGCTCGCGCAGCGCCGCGCGGGCGAGCAGCACCACGTCGGCGTCCCCGGAGGTCAGCACCTCCTCGGCGGAGGTGGGAGAGGTGATCAGGCCGACCGCCCCGGTAGCCACGCCGGCGTCCTCGCGGACCTCCCGGGCGAAGGGCACCTGGTAGCCGGGACCGACCGGGATCTCGGCCAGCACGTTGCCGCCGCTGGACACGTCGACCAGGTCGACCCCGTGCTGGCGCAGCAGCGCCGACACCCGTGCGGTCTGCTCGACGTCCCAGGCGCCGTCGGTCCAGTCGGTGGCCGAGAGCCGGACCAGCACCGGCTTGCCGGTCGGCCACACCTCGCGGACCGCGTCGACGACCTCCAGCAGGAGCCGGGTGCGACCCTCGAAGTCGCCCCCGTAGCGGTCGGTGCGCCGGTTGGAGAGCGGGCTGAGGAACTGGTGCAGCAGGTAGCCGTGGGCGGCGTGCACCTCGACGGTGTCGAAGCCGGCCTCGTCGGCGCGCCGCGCGGCGTCGGCGAAGGCGCCGACCACGCCGGCCACCTCGTCGGTGGTCAGGGCCCGCGGGGCGTCGTAGCCGGGGAAGGCCTCGTCGGTGGCGGAGACGGTGGACCAGCCGCCGAGGGCGACCGGGACGGTGCCGGTGGGCTCACCGGGGAAGCCGCGGTAGGTGGAGGCCTTGCGCCCGGCGTGGGCCAGCTGGACGCCGATCGCCGCGCCCTGGTCGTGCACGAAGTCGACGACGCGGCGCCAGGCGTCGCGCTGGGTGTCGTCCCAGAGCCCGGTGTCCTGGGGGCTGATCCGGCCCGCGGGGGTGACGGCGGTGGCCTCGGTCAGGATCAGCCCGAAGCCGCCGGTGGCGCGGGCGCCCAGGTGGACCAGGTGCCAGTCGGTGGGGACGCCGTCCTCGGCCTCGACCGAGTACTGGCACATCGGGGCCAGCCAGATGCGGTTGCGGACGGTCAGGTCGCGGAGGGTCAGGGGCTCGAAGAGTGCGCTCACGCCCGGCAGCAACCGGCCGGTCGCGGTGGGGATTCCGTCGGGCCGCGTCTGCTGCGTCACAGCAGGGCGGGGAGCACCACGTCCCTGGGGGACGCGCACGCCGCCACCTCCGGCGTCCCCGGTGCCAGCGCCGTGGGGCGGATAGCCGGTGGACAAGGGGGAATCTGCCCGACGATGATCGGGAACCTCGACGACGAGCGGACACGATGACCCGAGCGAGACAGGAAGCCCTCCGATGAGGGCGTTGGCCGGGGTCGGTTGGCGCGCCGCACCGGGCCCCACGGCGGCGATGCTGGTGCTCAGCCTCCTCGCCGGGGTGTGCGGGTTCGTCATCCCGCTGCTCACCGGTCAGGCTGTCGGGCAGGTGCCGTCCCTGCTCGGGCGGGGCGTCACGGCCACCTTCGTCCTCACCCTGGCGGGGCTGCTGTCCGCGCTGGTCGTCTCCAGCCTCGCCAGCACGCTCGGCGACGCCGCGGCCGGCATCAGCGAGGGCCTGGTCCGCCACGCCGTCGACCTGCGGATCGGCTGGACCCAGTCGAGCCGGCCCGGGCTGACCCGGCTGGAGGACCCGGAGGCGTCGCGGGCGATCCAGGTGGTCCGCGCCCGCGCCTGGGAGCTGGGGTACGCCCACCTGACGCTGTTCACGCTGATCCCGACCCAGCTGGTGATCCTGGTCGGTGGGGCGATCTCGCTGGGGGTCGTGCTGACCTGGTGGGCGCCGCTGGTCCTCGTCGCGCCCGTGCTGGTGGCCGCCGAGCACGCCCGGCGCAGCGGGGTGAGTCAGATGGGGGTGTTCGCGCGCCGGGGTGAGCACCAGAAGCACGCGGCGTCCGCCTTCGCCCAGGGGATGGGCAAGGGGGCCAAGGAGATCCGGGTCTTCGGGCTGACCGACCTGCTGCTGGAGCGGATGGAGCACCACAACGCCGCGACCTACCACCCGTTCTGGCGTCGCCGTCGCGCCGCGGCCGGCCTCGGTCTCGGCTGGGCCCTGGCCCAGTCGGTGGCCGTCCTGGTCGTGGTCACGTGGGCGGTGGGTGCCTACGGGACCGGTCGCCTGGAGCTGGCGCAGGTCGCCGCGGCCCTGCCCCTGGTGGTGGCGCTGATGCGGGTGGACCTGTCGTCGACCGCCCTGGTGTCCCGGGCCGCGGCGGCGACCCGGACCCTGGACGAGGTGGCCGCTCCCGAGGAGTTCACCGCGGTCTCCGCCCGGATCGCGGTCAACCCGCGGGCGGACTCGGAGCAGGACCTGGTCGCCACCATCGCGCAGGGGCTCGCCGTCGCCCCGCCCGGCGGGGAACCGCCGGAGATCGTGTTCGACGACGTCGGCTTCTCCTACCCGGGGCAGTCGACCCCGGTGCTCGAGGGCGTGGACCTGGTGCTGCCGGCCGGGGCGGCGAGCGCCCTGGTGGGGGTGAACGGCGCGGGCAAGTCGACGCTGGTGAAGCTGCTCGCCGCCGCCTACCTGCCGACCTCGGGTCGGGTCCTGGTCGACGGTGAGGACCTGGCCGACCTCGACGAGGAGGGACGCGCCGCCTGGCAGCGACGGATCGCCCCGATCAGCCAGGAGTTCCTCCGGCTGCCGCTGAGCATCGGCGACAACGTCGAGCTGGGGTCAGGTCGGATCTGGTCGGGGATCATCGAGACCGACCACTACCCCGACCACGCGGCCCTGGACCGGGCCGCCGATCGCGCCGGCATCACCGACCTGGTGGCCGGTCTGGACCGGCGCTGGGCCACCCCGCTGGACAAGACCATGCCCGGCGGGACCGACCTCAGCGGTGGGGAGTGGCAGCGCGTCGGGCTGGCCCGGGCACTGCGCGCGGTGGACGCCGGAGCGCGCGTCCTGGTCCTGGACGAGCCGGCCGCCGCGCTGGACGTCGAGTCCGAGAGCCGCCTGGTGGCCGGCTACCTCGACGTGGCCCGGGCGACCACGTCGCTGATCATCTCCCACCGGTTCTCGGTGGTCCGCCCGGTCGACCACATCCACGTGCTGGACCGGGGACGGATCGTGGAGTCGGGGAGCCACGACGAGCTGATGACCGATCCCGACGGGGTGTACCGCGGTCTCTTCAGCCTGCAGGCCGCCCGGTACGCCGAGGCGACGGGGGAGCCCTCGTGAGGCGCGGCTCGCGGGTCCTGGGTCTGTGGCTGACCACCGCCTTCCGCGCCACCCCCGGCCTGACGGTCCTGATGGGCGCAGCCGTGATGGCGAACGCGGCGTTCGGCCCGCTGGCCACCCTGGGCATCAAGTGGGTCGTCGACGCCATGACCGGGGGCGGCGACCCCACGGCCGGGGTGGTGCTGCTGGTGGCCAGCCTGACCGTCACGCTGCTGGCCCGCAGCCTCACCACCCCGCTGGGCGACACCCTGGCCGAGCGGATCTTCCTCTACGTGGAGCGGGACCTGCTGCGGCTCACCACCGCGATCCCGTCGCTGGCCCACCACGAGGACCGTGAGCTCGCCGACCGGATCTCGCTGCTGGAGCAGCAACGGCGGCGGCTGGGCGCGATCTGGCAGCTGCTGGGGGCGGTCTCGGCGGTCACCTCGGTGGTCACCGTGGTGGTGCTGCTGGCCTCGGTGCACCCGCTGCTGGTCCTGCTGCTGCCGCTGGCCGCGGTGGTGGCCGTGGTCGACGCGCGCGGCAAGCAGGCCCAGCGCACCCTGATCAACAGCCACGAGCACCTGCGTCGGCTGGGGACCGCGACCCTGGACACCCTCGCCGACCCGGGCCCCGGGCTGGAGGTGCGCTGCTTCGGCCTGGCCCCGACCCTGCTGCGGGTGGCGAGCGCGACGATGATGCTGCGGTACTGGCGCTACCGCCGGGCGACCCTGAGGTGGGCCGGGCGGACCGCGCTGGCCTGGCTGGTGTTCCTGCTCGGCTACGCCGTCGGCGTCGTCTGGGTGGTCTCGCGGCTGCTGGCCGGGACGTCGTCGGTGGGGGACCTGGTCCTCGTGGTGCTGATCGCCCCGCAGGTCGCGGCGACCGCCGGTCTGCTGATCTCCAGCTCCCGCGTCATCGCCGAGGTGTGGGACACCTTCGAGCGCTACTTCTGGTTGCGGGAGTACGCCGCAGACCACTCCTGGGACGAGAGCCGGACGGCTCCGCCGGAGCGGCTGAGCCGGGGCATCGAGCTGCGCGGGGTCGGCTTCGACTACCCCTCGACCACCACGAACGGTTCGGCGGAGGGCTCCCGGCACCGGGCCCTGCACGGGGTCGACCTGGTGCTGCCCGCGGGCAGCACGGTGGCGCTGGTCGGCGACAACGGGGCCGGCAAGTCGACGCTGGTCAAGCTGCTGGCGCGACTGTACGACCCGACGTCCGGGCAGGTCCTGGTCGACGGCACCCCGCTCACCGAGCTGGACCCGCGGCTGTGGCGGGCGCGGACGTCGGCCGGGTTCCAGGACTTCGCCCGGTGGGAGCTCACCGCCGGTCACGCCGTCGGCGTCGGTGACCTGCCGCACCTCGACGACCGGTCCCGGGTGAGCGCCGCGTCGACCGCCGGTCAGGCGCAGGACCTGATCACCTCGCTGCCGCAGACCTTCGACACCCAGCTCGGCGCCGGCTACGAGGACGGGGTCGGGCTGTCGGGCGGGCAGTGGCAGCGGCTCGCCCTGTCGCGCGCCTTCATGCGGACCCGGCCGCTGCTGATGCTGCTCGACGAGCCGACCGCGGCGCTCGACCCCGAGGCCGAGCACGCCATCTACGAGCAGTACGCCAGCGCGGCCGCGCGGGTGGCCGCCGAGACCGGGGGCATCACCGTGCTGGTGTCCCACCGGTTCTCCACCGTGCGGCTGGCCGACCTGATCGTCGTGGTGGGTGAGGGCCGGGTCCTGGAGCAGGGCACCCACGCCGAGCTGCTGGCCGCGGGTGGACGCTACGCCGAGCTGTTCGAGCTCCAGGCCCATGCCTACCGGTGATCCTCGGGTTAGGCCGGCTCGACGTCTCCGCAGGAGCGGCTGCCAGCCCCGACCAGGCCCCGGAAACGCAAGAACCTGGATTCTCAAGAGGATCCAGGTTCCTGGTCGTACTTCGTAGCGGGGACAGGATTTGAACCTGTGACCTCTGGGTTATGAGCCCAGCGAGCTACCGAGCTGCTCCACCCCGCGCCGCTGAGGTGAACATTACCGCGCGGTGACGGGGAGGCCAAATCGAGTCGGTGTGCCGGTGGTCACACCGCCGCCGAGGGCCGCAGCTGGGTGGCCAGGGCATCAGCCGAGGTCACCGGCAGGGCGCAGACGAAGTCGCGGCAGACGTAGGCGCTGGGACGTCCGCCGAGCAGCGGCCGGTCGGCCAGCAGCGGGAGGCCGGGGGTGTCGGGGAGACCGACGACGACCACCGACCCGGCGGGGGCGGAGTGCCGGGCCGTCCGGGCGAGCTCGGCGGTGGCCGGGTCGTCGGGGTCACCGACCACGGCGACCTCGACGGCCGGACGTCGGAGCCGGGTGACCGCGTCGGCCAGCAGCCAGCCGGCGAAGCGGGGGGCGCGGGCGACCAGGCCGCCGGCGCTGGCCGCCGCCTGCTCGGCGCGCTCGGCCCACCGGGTCTCCCCGGTTACCCGGCCCAGCTCGGCCAGGGCGTGCACGGCCGTGCTGAGCCCGGAGGGGGTGGCGTTGTCGCTGGCGTCCTGGGGTCGCAGGTAGAGCGTCTCGCCGTCGGAGGGGGTGTCGAAGAAGCCGCCGGCGCCGTCGTCGAAGTGCTGCACCAGCCCCTCGGCGGTGGTCCGGGCCCGCTCCAGCCAGGTCGCCTCGCCCAGCGCGCCGGCCAGCCGGACCGCGGCCAGCACCAGGGCGGCGTGGTCCTCCAGCACCGCACGGGACGTCCCGGGGCGTCCGTCGCGGCTGACGCGGAGCAGCTCGCCGTCGACGCGGTGCACCCGCCAGAGGTGGTCCATCACCTCCCGCGCCACCTCGAGCCAGTCCGGCCGGTCCAGGACGAGGGCGGCGTCGACCAGGGAGGCCACCAGCCAGCCGTTCCAGGCGGTGACCACCTTGTCGTCGCGGCCGGGTCGGGGACGTCCGTCGCGGGCCTCCCGCAACCGGCGGCGGACACCGGCCCAGCGCTCCGGGTCGACCCCACCGCGCAGCTGCAGGGTGGAGGTGCCGTGCTCGAAGGTGCCCTCCGGCGTGACCGACAGCACCTCGGCGGCCCAGCGGCCGTCGTCCTCGCCGAGCACGTCGACCAGGAGCTGCGGGGTCCACACGTAGTAGGCGCCCTCCGCGGAGCGTCCGGGGGACCCGAGCAGCCCGGGGTCGGCGCTGTCGGCGTCGAGGCTGGCGGCGAAGGCGCCCTCGGGGGTGCGCATCTCGCTCTGCAGCCACTCCACGGTCTCGGTCACCACCCGCGCGGCCAGCGGGTCGCCGGTCAGCCGCCACCAGTGGGCGTGGACGCCGAGCAGCAGGGCGTTGTCGTAGAGCATCTTCTCGAAGTGCGGCACCACCCAGTCCGTGTCGACGCTGTACCGCGCGAACCCGCCGGCCAGCTGGTCGTACATGCCGCCGCGGGCCATCGCCTCGCAG
The sequence above is a segment of the Auraticoccus monumenti genome. Coding sequences within it:
- a CDS encoding NADH:flavin oxidoreductase/NADH oxidase; this encodes MSALFEPLTLRDLTVRNRIWLAPMCQYSVEAEDGVPTDWHLVHLGARATGGFGLILTEATAVTPAGRISPQDTGLWDDTQRDAWRRVVDFVHDQGAAIGVQLAHAGRKASTYRGFPGEPTGTVPVALGGWSTVSATDEAFPGYDAPRALTTDEVAGVVGAFADAARRADEAGFDTVEVHAAHGYLLHQFLSPLSNRRTDRYGGDFEGRTRLLLEVVDAVREVWPTGKPVLVRLSATDWTDGAWDVEQTARVSALLRQHGVDLVDVSSGGNVLAEIPVGPGYQVPFAREVREDAGVATGAVGLITSPTSAEEVLTSGDADVVLLARAALREPAWPLRAAAELGVDWREAGYPAPYARGHWESVPVRS
- a CDS encoding ATP-binding cassette domain-containing protein, with amino-acid sequence MRALAGVGWRAAPGPTAAMLVLSLLAGVCGFVIPLLTGQAVGQVPSLLGRGVTATFVLTLAGLLSALVVSSLASTLGDAAAGISEGLVRHAVDLRIGWTQSSRPGLTRLEDPEASRAIQVVRARAWELGYAHLTLFTLIPTQLVILVGGAISLGVVLTWWAPLVLVAPVLVAAEHARRSGVSQMGVFARRGEHQKHAASAFAQGMGKGAKEIRVFGLTDLLLERMEHHNAATYHPFWRRRRAAAGLGLGWALAQSVAVLVVVTWAVGAYGTGRLELAQVAAALPLVVALMRVDLSSTALVSRAAAATRTLDEVAAPEEFTAVSARIAVNPRADSEQDLVATIAQGLAVAPPGGEPPEIVFDDVGFSYPGQSTPVLEGVDLVLPAGAASALVGVNGAGKSTLVKLLAAAYLPTSGRVLVDGEDLADLDEEGRAAWQRRIAPISQEFLRLPLSIGDNVELGSGRIWSGIIETDHYPDHAALDRAADRAGITDLVAGLDRRWATPLDKTMPGGTDLSGGEWQRVGLARALRAVDAGARVLVLDEPAAALDVESESRLVAGYLDVARATTSLIISHRFSVVRPVDHIHVLDRGRIVESGSHDELMTDPDGVYRGLFSLQAARYAEATGEPS
- a CDS encoding ABC transporter ATP-binding protein; the encoded protein is MRRGSRVLGLWLTTAFRATPGLTVLMGAAVMANAAFGPLATLGIKWVVDAMTGGGDPTAGVVLLVASLTVTLLARSLTTPLGDTLAERIFLYVERDLLRLTTAIPSLAHHEDRELADRISLLEQQRRRLGAIWQLLGAVSAVTSVVTVVVLLASVHPLLVLLLPLAAVVAVVDARGKQAQRTLINSHEHLRRLGTATLDTLADPGPGLEVRCFGLAPTLLRVASATMMLRYWRYRRATLRWAGRTALAWLVFLLGYAVGVVWVVSRLLAGTSSVGDLVLVVLIAPQVAATAGLLISSSRVIAEVWDTFERYFWLREYAADHSWDESRTAPPERLSRGIELRGVGFDYPSTTTNGSAEGSRHRALHGVDLVLPAGSTVALVGDNGAGKSTLVKLLARLYDPTSGQVLVDGTPLTELDPRLWRARTSAGFQDFARWELTAGHAVGVGDLPHLDDRSRVSAASTAGQAQDLITSLPQTFDTQLGAGYEDGVGLSGGQWQRLALSRAFMRTRPLLMLLDEPTAALDPEAEHAIYEQYASAAARVAAETGGITVLVSHRFSTVRLADLIVVVGEGRVLEQGTHAELLAAGGRYAELFELQAHAYR
- a CDS encoding thioredoxin domain-containing protein, producing MANRLAGSSSPYLLQHVDNPVDWWPWGEDAFAEARRRDVPLFLSIGYAACHWCHVMAHESFEDEATAALLNQGFVAVKVDREERPDVDAVYMSATQALTGHGGWPMSVFLTADGLPFHAGTYYPPRPVHGMPSFPQLLEAVTDAWRDRREDLVGSAGHIQAELRRTAVTTLPGEVGAAELGAALARLDADFDAARGGFGPAPKFPPSMVLEALLREGGPGSMEQVRLTCEAMARGGMYDQLAGGFARYSVDTDWVVPHFEKMLYDNALLLGVHAHWWRLTGDPLAARVVTETVEWLQSEMRTPEGAFAASLDADSADPGLLGSPGRSAEGAYYVWTPQLLVDVLGEDDGRWAAEVLSVTPEGTFEHGTSTLQLRGGVDPERWAGVRRRLREARDGRPRPGRDDKVVTAWNGWLVASLVDAALVLDRPDWLEVAREVMDHLWRVHRVDGELLRVSRDGRPGTSRAVLEDHAALVLAAVRLAGALGEATWLERARTTAEGLVQHFDDGAGGFFDTPSDGETLYLRPQDASDNATPSGLSTAVHALAELGRVTGETRWAERAEQAAASAGGLVARAPRFAGWLLADAVTRLRRPAVEVAVVGDPDDPATAELARTARHSAPAGSVVVVGLPDTPGLPLLADRPLLGGRPSAYVCRDFVCALPVTSADALATQLRPSAAV